A single region of the Fusarium fujikuroi IMI 58289 draft genome, chromosome FFUJ_chr05 genome encodes:
- a CDS encoding probable RCO3-glucose transporter: MNAIRRASLSKPEEAGKAWPAIAIGLFVAFGGVLYGYDTGTISGILAMPYWQRLFSTGYTDAKGNPNITTGQESSIVSILSAGTFFGALSSPFMSDYIGRRPGLMIATWVFNLGVALQTAATSIPMFLAGRFFAGFGVGQISAIIPLYQSETAPKWIRGAIVGAYQWAITIGLLLAAIVNNATGKRNDTGSYRIPIAVQFAYSLVLFGGMLILPETPRFLIKKDRHDDASKALSKIRRLSPDHPAIQAELSEIKANHDHEMSLGTSSYLDCFKPPILKRQFTGCALQALQQLTGINFIFYYGTKYFENSGISSGFIISMITSAINVASTIPGMYAIDKWGRRPLLLWGAVGMCVSQFIVAMSGTFSTGQDSNGVIFVKSLAGQKAAVSFVCIYIFFFASTWGPLAWVVTGEIFPLQTRAKSLSMTTATNWLFNWAIAYSTPYLVDYGSGKANLQSKIFFIWFGCCFLCIAFVYFFIYETKGLTLEEVDQLYDEVSVARKSLDWKPHDTWQHRNSVAGAGGKMFNEGHEQGEVSHTEKNDV; the protein is encoded by the exons ATGAACGCAATTCGAAGGGCATCCCTCAGCAAGCCCGAGGAGGCTGGCAAGGCATGGCCTGCTATCGCCATCGGCTTGTTTGTCGCCTTTGGTGGTGTTCTCTACGG TTATGACACAGGTACCATCTCTGGTATTTTGGCCATGCCCTACTGGCAGCGACTCTTCAGCACCGGCTACACAGACGCCAAGGGCAACCCCAACATCACAACTGGCCAAGAGTCCAGCATCGTCTCCATCCTGTCAGCCGGCACATTCTTTGGCGCCCTCTCCTCCCCCTTCATGAGTGACTACATTGGTCGTCGTCCCGGTCTCATGATCGCCACTTGGGTCTTCAATCTCGGCGTCGCTCTCCAAACTGCTGCTACTTCTATCCCCATGTTCCTGGCTGGTCGATTCTTCGCCGGTTTTGGTGTCGGTCAAATTTCTGCTATTA tcCCCCTGTACCAGTCTGAGACAGCACCAAAGTGGATTCGAGGTGCCATCGTCGGTGCATACCAATGGGCCATTACAATCGGTCTCCTCCTCGCTGCAATCGTAAACAACGCGACAGGCAAGCGCAATGACACAGGGTCATACCGTATCCCCATCGCCGTTCAGTTCGCCTACTCTCTCGTCCTCTTCGGTGGCATGCTCATCCTACCCGAAACACCTCGATTCCTCATCAAGAAAGACCGTCACGATGATGCTTCCAAAGCTCTCTCCAAGATCCGCCGTCTAAGTCCTGACCACCCTGCTATTCAGGCTGAGCTCAGCGAGATCAAGGCGAACCACGACCATGAGATGAGCCTCGGAACATCTTCGTACCTTGACTGCTTCAAGCCTCCTATTCTTAAGCGCCAGTTCACTGGCTGTGCTCTCCAGgctcttcagcagctcaCTGGTATCAACTTCATC TTCTACTATGGTACCAAGTACTTCGAGAACTCCGGTATTTCCAGCGGTTTCATCATTTCCATGATTACATCAGCCATCAACGTCGCTTCCACTATCCCTGGAATGTACGCCATTGACAAGTGGGgtcgtcgtcctcttctcctctggggTGCTGTCGGCATGTGTGTGTCTCAgttcatcgtcgccatgTCCGGTACCTTCTCCACCGGCCAAGACAGCAATGGagtcatcttcgtcaagaGTTTGGCTGGCCAGAAGGCTGCTGTCTCTTTCGTCTGTATctacatcttcttcttcgcctcaaCCTGGGGACCCCTTGCCTGGGTCGTCACTGGCGAGATCTTCCCTCTCCAGACCCGTGCCAAGTCCCTCAGTATGACCACTGCCACCAACTGGCTCTTCAACTGGGCCATCGCCTACTCCACTCCCTACCTCGTCGACTACGGTTCCGGCAAGGCCAACCTCCAgtccaagatcttcttcatctggttCGGCTGCTGTTTCCTGTGCATCGCCTTCGTCTACTTTTTCATCTACGAGACCAAGGGTCTGACCCTCGAGGAGGTTGACCAGCTCTACGACGAGGTCAGCGTTGCTCGAAAGTCCCTTGACTGGAAGCCCCATGACACCTGGCAGCACCGCAACAGCGTTGCCGGAGCTGGCGGCAAGATGTTCAACGAGGGCCACGAGCAGGGCGAGGTTTCTCACACCGAGAAGAATGATGTCTAA